aagaaaaactcttacaaaaggagaggtgaaaactacatagagaacccaaagagtctctgcaacttgttccaaacataaagaaattgcaaaaaagatggtggtggagatccgacaCCGAAATGCAGTTGAAGATCCGATGCTGAACCACAGCCGCCtataatggttggatgaaaatcataacaaaactaagacaaatagagAAAACCAtttgtctttgaaaatgggagaagaggtgaaaggaggacgagaagaggggagagggaggaagaacaatggcttcctcccccctcaaagtgGAAAAGGCTCTAAGAGTGTTTATTGGGAGAAATATTAGCATATCAttaaacccccaaaaaaacaagaggGCTTcaaaacagtaaaaaaaacatCGCAGCAACAGTAAACCTCAAAAAGAAGAGGGGTTCGAAACAAAGTAAAAGAGAAAAGTACACTGAAACATCTGCtatctttcttttcaaaatcatTCAGTGGGTTCTTCAATATTGGTAGGtttatctctttcttcttatttcaTTCTAAATTTGAATTGTTATTGTTAGATTTTTATGGTTTGAGAGTTAAATTTTGGGGATTATTAGaacaacaagaaaagagaaaacaataattatatatgcaaGATTTCAATTGATAAATGTTCTATTTCACAGAGTAATTAAGTTGttattgtttatatttattgattatatatgtatttttggTTCTCACTAtaagaatataatatatatatatatgattgttagtgtataatatttttttgttaggATATAATGTTATATATGATGATAATAGACCCGCGAAGAGAGGAAATACTATTCATTCTTTCTTTAGAAAAAGTGGTAATGATAATGAGAATACACTTTTTGAATCTAATGTTGATACTGAGAATACATCTTATGCATCTAATGTTGATACTAAGAATACACCTTTTATATCTAATATTGATACTTCAATTCAGTTTGACACTAGTTCTTTAGAATGAGATCCAGGGAAATGTATTCCAATTTGTGAACACCCCATTAATCAGTGTGATGAGATTCGAAGGACTTATATCAAATTAGGGCCTTATCAACCTAAACTTTTTGAGTATCCAAGGACTTTGTTTGGCAACAAAGACATCAATTTCAATATTATTGATTCTCACAATTTTCATGGTTAATTAGAGTATTCTCCTAGAATAGATAAGACATATTGTTTACCATGCTTTGTGTTTAAAAAGAATCCAGCAAATGGGTCTTCACTAAATACTGATGGGTTCAACAATTGGAAAATAGTGAATGATGGAAAGAAATGTGCATTTTTGCAACATGTtaaatgtaataacccaaaacaaaaatcctaaatttacaattaatttattctgGAAAAaggacgattttgccctcggaatattttattaagaaaaaggtgacttttgatcgagaaggaatttgacgattccgcttgcgccattgcgtagagcacggtgaaacgagttcatagacatgtagcgggctcgaatcggagttgtaacgagaaagttatggtcaaaagagtctcagtggcacaaccgtaaatatttcaaagttggatctataaaaccagcccagccctctctctcctctcgcgCGCAGACCACCCCGCCACCTTCCAGAGCTCACTGACGCCGCCTCAaggcaccaccggccacgggacTGGTGGCATTCGAACTGCCGTCGAGTCCTCTCCCTTCGCCGACCGGTCCCCCGGCCGCCAACGACCGGTGCTGGCCGGAAAACGCAGAAAACTGCCGGGAGGTCGCCAAAACTTCAAcgccgtcgatctccctcctccggccaccatttccgtcgacccaggtatggatcttgaacctctcgagttgttctagctgcctgttgggtaggattagatcgatttgTAGCGTAGCTAtcggatttttgagcttgaagtttcagccaATTTTTGGCCTCCGTTTTCGAccacttccggccacttttcggggtatgtccaagaacaaaagtggctccaaatggggtgttttacctaggatagaagtttggagccttggttttgagtttttccggcgagccgaaatcgctttagacacccatcgctgccggcgcgtgctggggtgcgtgggtgagggtagtgcagtggcactgtgtcttgttgcgacCCTTATNNgtcacgagcgcgtaggatttcgcggatctcaatttggattccgtttgagccccgaacggattttccatattgtgcgatttccgggttcaatattaccgaaccgttggatcgcgctcaatttcggatatgttgttccaaataatttcagaatcgtgtaggattcgacggattgtgaatcggagtcccggatactccgaaatcgcgaaccctggggctagggtttggaaattgtatgatttcacgatcgtggtcaatccgatcgtcagtttcagaccaaacttgcaggatatggttccttaaacgtgaggaacttaaaggaactctcagattggtcattggaggtcgtggaccccacggggttccgtcTCGACCAaggtggaagtttatcgcttaatgaagtctcgagtcttttcagacgatTGTAAATATCTGAAATACCTAAGTGGGCaggaaaatgactttaaagttagtgcacgcacttctagaagtcgggggcagggttttacttaaaaagttataccgagcagttttattaattaaacattcatgatggtttacccaggcacccgggaccagacaggcccgcaggagagaccgtcaggaggtctagcgggctcggaccaggagtgagtggactttcttccataaatgattttatataactGAGtctatataaatgagtttttataaatgagtttatatgagtaaatttcattatttgattttgaataagttttatctaatgttttccgagcatgatttgtGCCGTAAAATATCCTTTATttctatgctgcttagttgaacatGCTAGAAAGTGTAATAGAAAGCAGagttgagatttatatcagagaAAATAGCAGTTTAATTTCAGTTAACTGAAATACAGTTATTTGGCAGACTTTTCTAagatattgtattttaaaccaccatgtacccagttatggtgattaccctcagttggaccgatgtctacggacatccagtctatttacagttctgtcagtgcacttgacattgcctcacgagtttcggggacgctcggaccgtgagtgccaggatttgcggctcggcagacttggtgtcccgagacctgccaggattgcggctcggctgactctgtgtccccgagacctgccaggattgcggatcaggctgactacggtcccctgaatcctgccagagcggctcgagttgactttgtgtcatcgagacctgccagcggatcaggctgactatagtcccctgtatcctgccagtttgcggctcggatagactttgtgtcgccgagacctgccaggggaattgacggaattacaggggtacatccgagtggtagttttgattgattgcagtgctttaattcaagttttgagtacattgctttattgcaggtttgatttcagtgcttttatgtgaatttggatttcaatgctttcatgcaagttttattgctcttgaaagcgattgcatatatttctataaatatgtaactgcattgattttaatatgtttcaaagatagtttagatattcagttttactcaactgtatttgatttcattgcttttatgcgagAATTATCGAGTtcgaatatgatttacatataatgccttgagtttagtatgctttaaatgcagaatacgtatttagatttatttcactatttttacaatgggggttagtatattcttagatattttatgaacctttatttttggtccactcacactttcaactgttttgctcccccaggctgtagcgtgcacaagacatccaccaccgggccatcgtgacttccgcgccttctggttcaaaagtgttggtatgtaaaacaattaagtgatccgtaaactatcaaaattgctctgatatattgccctagagcgagaatggaacttttggcatgtttattgaagtgctggTTGTTGGTTGTTTGGACAATtatgctcgttttgacaggtgtaagttttgggattgaacgaaatataggggagactctgccgaaatttcggtagaagtcaaagtcaaaattttaagaaaaagggcaaataggtcttttgtgcccgacatttgccaaatgtcggacacgcacatggttcgactcgaattccaaagcggaatttgattcgggtcctgtcattaaAGGTCCATCTTCACCACATAACACTTGTGTAAGATGTGCTGATGATTTAATGAAATCATCTCAACATATTGAGAAAGTTATTCACAAAGAACCAAAAGAGCAAATTTTGGAAGAATCGGTTATGGCTAAAGGCAACAATTGAGAGTGTTTGGTGGCTTACATTTCAAACATGTGCTTTTTGAGGTCATGATGAATCCATAGACTCAATgaattgataaaatatacagcgCATTGGAATGATGAAATTGCTGAAGTTGTTTTAGAGAATGCCCTGGGAAATGCTAAATATACCTCACCATTGATTCAAAAGGAGATGTTGCATATTCTCCTTGACAAAGTGGGAACTAAAATTCATGAGGAAGTTGGGGAATTGACTTATTGTATTCTTGTTGATGAAGCAAAAAATGCATCTACCAAAGAGCAAATGACCATTGTTTTAAGATTTATTGATCATGATGGTTTTGTACGAGAAcgtttttttttctagaatGCTTGTGTTGATGcctttgcttcttttgaaattgGGAAGAGGTTGAGTGAATATTGCTGCTTTAATTGGGGTCGAGTGCGGATTGATTAGAAGAGCGCAAAGCTGGTTTTGCTTAACTTGATTAACCGCACTTATGCTGCATTCGGCATTCTGTGTGAGATTAACTGCACAGCAGAAAATTTGGAAACTTTGAAAGTCGTAGGCCTCTCTTTTGTTTCTGATATTTGGAAACTTTGAGCAAACTAAAAGCAGAATCAAATTAATTGGTGGAAGGAAGAGATTTGCATGTTttagtttttccttttctctccaGGAGGATGATGGGTTCTTTGAAGCCATTGTTTTGCTCGATGCAGATTCATTAGAAAACAACTCTCACCTTTTCACccaatataaaaagaaaaggcaaggGCAGCAGGTATTTTTAGACAGAGAGCAACATTTCCTTCCCCTTACATACAGAGAATGCATCGATCTCTACTTAGTTGAGTTGATGTGCCTCTCCATATATAAAGATCGACTTTGGCCAATTGCTTTTCtttgagaaaaatattcaaaattttcaatggaGAAATTTATTTGCTCTTTTTTGCCTAAACATGATGAACACTGAAACAAATCACTTGCAATCGAAGAAGCAATAACAAGCATAATCAGTTGAATATTGGCTCAAATAGTAAAATACTTATTGACCTAAATAAAAAGCTCcccaaatatttataattggtTCGGTGGTTTTTTTGGCACAAATGCGATAGAATTTATTGATGAGGATGAATAAAACAAGAGTGGTGATTTCCCcactccaattttatccacttacactccattttataactaaaaaagagtgtaagtggataaaattaGAGTGGGAAAATCATTACCTTAAAACAAGTATACAAAAATCTGGTTATGCCCTCAAGGATTAGGCGAGCATTTTTACACCAAATGAGTGTATGGTCATTAGACTACTTAAGTAGCCTACCTACTCAACCTCTAGCGAAAGGAGGAACCTTGCCTCTGATAGAGCACTCCCGGTCTCTCTGTGTGATCcgtaaaaactaaaattacaGAACATCTGGAAGACAATCTGGTAGCTCTACAAACCAAGAAATCACAGACCACAAATGTAAGGCACATTTTGCAAGGCGAACCATCCATCCTCAGTGACCTGCTTCAGCAACGCTTTGATATCTTCCATAATAGGACCCACACAAGATCTATTCGTGGTAGACTCTCCATGGATTGCGAAGATTTGGAGAAAATCCCTCTCAATCCTTGCAGCCAACGTCTCAATCTGTAAAGCTGGAAAATACACTATCGAATTGGACCATCCTGCCTGCCTGCTACAAAGGTCCCTCTTTTACTGATGTATGTCGCCCGCTTGTAGAAAGGAAGAGTTGGTTCActccctctttttcctttcatgCACTTCccgaaaagagagagaagaaaaggttTTGAGAAAATCGAAGAGAAATGACAACCCTCACATTATTGTGATATAAGATGTTCTGAAGATTTAATTTCATATACCAACATATATATTAACAGTTAAGAGTAATTATAAATACCATGTAAAACAAGGAACAACAGTAAAGATGCATTCGACAGCAAGCCTGTGATGCAGGTGAAGAAACTTGGGTGGAAGTTTCCGGAGGAATCATACCATCTTGGTTCATGGGCTTGCAGCTTGAAGTTTTCTAGAACTTTTGGGTCCTTGAAAGATGATAAGTCATTAAACAGAatagaaggggaaaaaaaaccttCCCCTCACCTGTTAGGAAACCAAAAAGTCAAGGAATTTCTCCCTAAAGCCCCACCTTTATCGCTGTCCTTCCTCTTTCATGCCCTTATATACCTTTTTTGTGTTAGGAAATAACGCAGATTTCCCTATAAACCAGATTAGTGAGAATGCGAAATAACAGAGGAAATANNNNNNNNNNNNNNNNNNNNNNNNNNNNNNNNNNNNNNNNNNNNNNNNNNNNNNNNNNNNNNNNNNNNNNNNNNNNNNNNNNNNNNNNNNNNNNNNNNNNGCGACTCAACAGGCAAGACGCTGCCTCACCCGTGGAACGCTGACCacctcaagtactactacaagtaaACATATCTAGACCCTAAGGCAATACTTTGGTCTTGATTATTTACTTTAAGGTAGACGTAAGGTACCTAGACCCTAGACCACTTGTACCTTATGCCTTTCGGCATCTATTTCAATAAAATGCCCGACTCTGGCTCATTTTCATACTCACATTGTTATTTTTACCAACacatttgttattttcatgCATATCAAGCTAAGTCtcatcataaataaaaaaaacagccTTGCTCCAGGCAAGGACAGGTTCAtacataaccaaaataaacCACCTTGCTCCATGCAAGGCAAAATGTTTCAACAAATTAACTAAAGTACAAAATAACTATCATACATGACGAAGGCAACGCCTTCAGGACTCGGTCGACGGTGCATCCTCAGTAGCCGGCTCCGCCTCAGGTGTCGGGGTGCTAGCATCAGCAGGAGGGGTCTGGGCAGGAGGCTCGCCGCTGGTGTCAAAGTTAATATCCAGTGAGGGGTTGAACCTCACCAACCTGTCTTCCCAGCGAAGCTGCTCATCAACCAGCCGATCCATGATATAActcttcagctcctctgaGGATCGGTAGGACTCGATCGCCTCGGCTCGGGCAGCAGCCACCTCCTCGGCCTTCGAcctcttcagctcctccacctccttggTCCGAGCCGCCACCTCCTTGGCCAGGGCCGCCTTTTGCGCCAGCAAGGCGTTCTTCTCTCGGATGGCCTCCTCTGCCTCCGCCACTTTGCTCTTGGCCTGCTGATCTCGCCTCTTCAGCCTCTGGATCTCCTTGTCAGCCTTGGCCATGCTGACGTACATCTCGCCAAAGGcctgccaaaacaaaatcatgttAGTCagttgatacaaaaataatccAACACAAATACATTCGGAAAGGGCCTAAACACTTACATAGGCAGAGGTGAGGATCGTCTTTTGGGCCCGGTCCACGAAGGATGAAGCTGGAGTCTTTGCCAGGGCCTCGGGGTCGCTCTTCACGCCTTCCAAGAAGACGTTCACCAAGGGCACCTCCTGTCGGTGCATCGCCAGGTTGACCTCCTTCTTCTGCTGCCGAAGCCTGCCGAAGTCAACCTTCTCTACCCCCTCGGCGAATACATCCTCCATGCCGAAGGGTAGCTTCGGCGGGGCCTGCAGATCAAAGGGCGGAAGTCTCGGCCCCGAGCCCATCACATGCTGGTGCGCCTCCTCTATGGCTTTCCTCTTGCCCAGCACATCCGCAACCcgaccctcatcatcatccctGGGTCGTTTTTCGGCACTCTTTTCAGCTTTCTTGGCCCGCGACTCCCTCAGCCGCTTCTGCATCTCGGCCTCATCAATGTCCACGGCCACCTTCGTGCTTCCCCTTATGATGCCAGCCActgccaaaacaaacaaagcaatTATATTAGTCAAACTCACAAAGGTTCAGcacacaaataaaaagataaccCAGGTACTTACTTCCTTGCAGCAGTCCGGACTCAAACAAGTTCTTCTGCGTGACCAAGTTCCCGCACTCACGCTCAGTCTCGGATAGCTGCGCCCTCACCCACTCGACCTCGTCTTCTTGCTCCTTGGAGATAGGGCCCCACTTCACAGAACCTGCATCAAGAGTTAGAAACTACTTAGCCATTTACACCTGCACAAACAAAGTACACAACCAACAATAGGAGCCAAGACTACAATCAAGCAATGGACAATCTTAAGGGATGGGGCCAAGGACCTATAGACTGGAAATGGGTAGGAATGTGCTGGACAACTCTCTTCCCTGGAGGACACTCCCAGTCCCCATAAGCCATGCACCACCTGTTCCTCCAGGACTTTTGCGTTGTGGGCTTGTGTCCAATGAAATAGCCCCTCTCCTTCGCCTTTCGGCAATTGGCCTGTACCCAGCCAAAATTTCCCTGTTGCTTCGAGATTGAGTACAGGTACATGAACTGCTCAAATGTTGGCTCCCCTAGCCTAGCCAACCACCAAGCAATGTACACTCCATGCAGAAGAATCCAGAAGTTGGGATTATATTGCCCCGGTGCATACCCCAACTTGGCCAACATCATCTGAACCCACGGATGAAACGGTAGTCTGAAGCCGTGCCGATACATATCTGTGAAAATCATCACGGAGCCATCCGAGGGATATCTGACTACATCGGCCTCAGTCGGTAATCTCAAGCCCACATAGGCTGGCACCTCAAAATCTTTCCGCAGCTGGGCCAATTTCGCTTCTGTAAGCGTATTCCGCCTCGGCAACGGAACACCGACCCGGATGTCTAAACCTTCTGAAACCGAAGCCGCGGCTATACCCACAGACCCTGATGGTGATGCCTGGTTGCTCGAACCCTCTTGCATTTGCGGCAAGGCTAGAACCCGGTTGCTATGGCCTCTAGCTCTATATAATTCCTctgcatctccctatatgcagCTGCCCCAGAATCTTCGGATGGCTCAACCCTCTCAACCCCAGACAATATCATCCTACTCTCTATTGTGCCTTCTACCAGACCCTCTGTATCTGAACTCTCCTCTTCAGAACATACATACTGGCTGGGCTCTTCACTCTCAGTATCATCCCCGCCGAAGGCAGGGGGGTCGAGACTCTCTCTATCAGAACTCTCAGACATCTACAAGtatgcaagaaacaaaaaaaagaaactaatgcaCATGCGGAGAGGATCAAACCACAACAacagaaatttgacaaatcttCATGCCAGGCAAGAATTCTACATGTTCATACATATTCAAAgtgttcatcatgttcatgctcatgttcatcatgttcttcctaaccttcaacatgttcatacaaaacaagacatttcaattcaaaaattcTAGCGAAATAGGGTCTAACCTTGTTTGTAGCACCACAAATGATTCGCCGGAAATCACCTCAGCCACAAGCACCACCACAATCTTCTCACCGCAACTGAAGCCAAGTATGATGCCTTCACCACCCAAGTTCCTTTTTATAGCCAACTAAGGGTACCACGCCTCGATTCACGAGCAAACCCTAGCACCCTTTCATCTTCCCTCCTAAATCCCTTGTACCTACAcaccatttgaaattcaactttcaaaatacacaaacagaaaaatttaattattggGACAATTTAGGggacttgccgaacggcaaggcccgtgcaaacacaaaatgaaagcccccaaaatttcaagtttgcTAGCCTACTTCATGAACCCAAAATTGTTCAAAGCCAAGGCCCAAATTTTATCAAGACACCCAAATCCATTCTACAACACATATCATGTATGggcttgccgaacggcaaggcccggGCACAACAAATTAGGGGCTCACCCCACGGATAAGGCCACTTGCCGAAGACAACAAATATagccttgccgaacggcaaaaAAACCCACGAAAACACACTGAAGGAACTCGAAAAAACTCACCTTGAGTTGCCTTGCCAAAGCTGCCGAAGTAAAATGCCCAGCACCCTTCGAAACAATTGCAGTGCTCAaccacccttgccgaacggcaagggtcttcaaactcaaaatcgGGTGCCTTGCTCAGCTGCCACGAACCCCAGCTGCCTTGCCGAAGCTCAGCCACCCCAATTTGCTCTTCGAATCTGCGCAGCACCACAACCCCCTCGAACAACACCTCAGCAGCACCTGCCGCTCGGCAAGACACACCTGCCGCGCCACCCCGCCGAAGCAACTCCCTAGCTGCCGCAGCACAACCCAAAGCCCAACACCGTGCCCCCAAGGacctgccgaacggcaagttCCACAGCTCCCAAGTTGTTTCCTCTCCTTAATTCCAATATCCACCAAAACTGCCGAATGAagccttgccgaacggcaagagGCAACCTCCAACTTTTATACCCCTCTCAAAACCCTAGCCTTTTTCCATGCCGAAGCCCATCTCAAGCCCTTCCTACTTGCCGAAGGCCCAAACACGAAAGCCTCCAACCTCTCtgaaaatggcccggccattcaacaaaaaaaaacaactagAATGGAGCTAGGCCCTTGcggaacggcaagggccaagGATGTTTTGTGGATAAGCCTAAAATTTTCGAGACCTAGCTCCCaagctcaaaaaaaaaaaacaaaaaaaacaaaaaaaaacaaaaaaaaaaaaaaaaaaaaaaaaaaaaaaaaaaaaaaaaaaaaaaaaaaaaaaaaaaaaaaaaaaaaaaaaaaaaaaaaaaattttggagctggacccttgccgaacggcaagggccatgaaaGATTTTGTTTGTAGTCTTAAACTcccaaaatggcccggccatttttccaaaaaaaaaaaaaaaaaaaaaaattggagctggacccttgccgaacggcaagggccatggaaaCATTCTTGTGGAGTCTTCAATTCccaaatggcccggccattcAATTCCCTTGAAGGCCTAACTTCCGagctcaaaacaaaaatagctaaacccttgccgaacggcaagggccatgaaCAAATCATGGAAGAATTCGTTCCTCTCCAACATTTCAACGGACCCGGCTCCTTTGAAAGCCTGGCTCCCCTACGGACCCCAGCTCCCATCTTGTCTGCAACATGCCCAGATACCTAGGTACCCAGCTACCATATGTTGACGCAACTCCTAGTttgccaacttgggggactagggaATGCCCTGTGGCTCCCAATGaagctggaatgctcggttacaactacaaaactcacaagttcccaacccagaagttacttctcgaccgcgaacttgggggactactgtttacaccataatgaaccgagcagtcCCAGCCACAAAGcaactagcaccaaggcaaccatgccttctcccatgccgaaggaagacacacttccgaggtgccagacacctgccgaagctctcaaatgccaaacctaatcttcaagacacgtgtcgccaccacaacggcttgcacaaagtcccacattggaactttgtgcaaagctcccactttcacttccctataaatagggaacaatACACAGGTAAAACAGAGGGACCATTCCCCTACTttcactgttactctgccagaattactacctgtaactgacttaggcatcggagagccttcggccggcaccacaccggtgtccgaagcttaacggttGCTTCCCCTCTTTTCACCTTCTGCAGGTCTTATCAATCCATTTCACCCAAGGGCTTCAGCCTTCTTCCCTGCCGAAGACCTAGTAcctctaatcactaagttggactcaaatagtggccgagccattttgagcatcaacaactATGTCCAGCATCATGGTGTTTGTTAAAACACTTTTCCCAACAGTCCGATAATGCGCACCCGCTTCGATACAACTGCTCTTGGCATATCTTTTCTTGTGCATAAGCTTGAGGCACGTTTTGGTTGTTCAAAGCAACTgcaaaattatgaaatttaaaTAAGTCAgcagtttttttgttttttgttttcatcatGAAATAAAGCaatgttcaatttaatttaaagaaaaaactttTGATGAGAGGTAGACTAGAGAGTGAGAGTTCGTTGAACTCTTGTGATGGATGTGAATTAAGGTAAACCACTAGAGCTATAAGTCGCCACATATTCCACTTTAATATAAAGAGGTAAAATTTGTACAGTGCAGTTTGAATCGCGACTAGAAAATAGTATTTAGTTACACAGCAATATagcccaaaagaaaacaaaaaaagaaaaaaaaaagagcactTAAAAAATGATAGAGAATAAGCCCACAAACCTGAGAAAACAAGAGCAAGGAGGATGAAACGGAAGAGAGAAAAGCTAGCCATCTCTAGCACTGTGTGTAACAAATGTGTACGTATATTTCTACTTTGTGGAATGTTG
Above is a genomic segment from Prunus dulcis chromosome 7, ALMONDv2, whole genome shotgun sequence containing:
- the LOC117635586 gene encoding uncharacterized protein LOC117635586 gives rise to the protein MGSGPRLPPFDLQAPPKLPFGMEDVFAEGVEKVDFGRLRQQKKEVNLAMHRQEVPLVNVFLEGVKSDPEALAKTPASSFVDRAQKTILTSAYAFGEMYVSMAKADKEIQRLKRRDQQAKSKVAEAEEAIREKNALLAQKAALAKEVAARTKEVEELKRSKAEEVAAARAEAIESYRSSEELKSYIMDRLVDEQLRWEDRLVRFNPSLDINFDTSGEPPAQTPPADASTPTPEAEPATEDAPSTES